A genomic window from Megalobrama amblycephala isolate DHTTF-2021 linkage group LG2, ASM1881202v1, whole genome shotgun sequence includes:
- the foxq2 gene encoding forkhead box Q2, whose translation MEDNTCRSNQEQLGLQFTIDFLLYNKGRNTERVELEHNVPPSECLQTTVNETEQKTLSEQDSEKSEDQENEDNECEEEHEKTNLKSEGTDEKPAQSYIALISMAILDSEEKKLLLCDIYQWIMDHYPYFKSKDKNWRNSVRHNLSLNECFIKAGRSDNGKGHFWAIHPANFQDFSNGDYHRRRARRRIRRVTGQLPFALPAHYQTLGRLKQTLCWCCPPTHPLMMSFSPRVYWSWAALQRHHIPSLHGLS comes from the exons ATGGAGGACAACACATGCCGCAGCAATCAAGAACAACTGGGACTTCAGTTCACCATTGACTTTCTATTGTACAATAAGGGACGCAACACTGAGAGAGTAGAACTAGAGCACAATGTCCCTCCATCTGAATGTCTTCAAACCACAGTCAACGAAACCGAGCAAAAAACTCTCTCAGAACAGGATAGTGAAAAATCTGAGGACCAGGAAAACGAAGATAACGAATGTGAAGAGGAACATGAGAAGACAAATCTGAAGAGTGAAGGAACGGATGAGAAGCCAGCGCAGTCTTACATTGCCCTCATTTCCATGGCCATCTTGGATTCAGAAGAAAAGAAACTCCTGCTATGTGATATTTACCAGTGGATCATGGATCACTATCCTTACTTCAAAAGCAAG GACAAGAACTGGAGAAATAGTGTCAGACACAATCTCTCTTTGAACGAGTGCTTCATCAAAGCCGGCCGCAGTGACAACGGCAAGGGCCATTTCTGGGCTATTCATCCGGCCAACTTTCAAGACTTCTCTAACGGGGACTACCACCGGCGACGAGCCCGGAGAAGGATCCGCAGAGTAACGGGGCAGCTGCCCTTCGCACTGCCTGCGCATTACCAAACCCTTGGCCGCCTAAAACAGACACTGTGTTGGTGTTGTCCACCAACCCATCCGTTAATGATGAGCTTCTCACCCAGAGTATACTGGAGCTGGGCTGCACTTCAGAGACATCACATACCATCCCTTCATGGACTGAGTTAA
- the onecut3a gene encoding hepatocyte nuclear factor 6: MELTMENIGNLHGVSHSHQTGDLMNSPHARQSTTHRNLVSSHGRSAMVSSMASILDGAGEYRTDHSLSGPLHPAMTMSCDSSMSLSSTYTTLTPLQHHLPPISNVSEKFHHHPHPHAHHHPAHQRLAAGNVSGSFTLMRDDRGLASMSNLYGHYSKDLSGMGQPLSPLSNGLGSLHNSQQTLSAYGPSAHLGNDKMISTGSFESHAAMLGRGEEHLARGLGGHGAGIMSSLNGINHHHHHSHSHSQANVSVLSERDRQAAGGGGQGGGSGQVEEINTKEVAQRITAELKRYSIPQAIFAQRILCRSQGTLSDLLRNPKPWSKLKSGRETFRRMWKWLQEPEFQRMSALRLAACKRKEQEQHKERNMAPKKQRLVFTDLQRRTLIAIFKENKRPSKEMQLTISQQLGLELSTVSNFFMNARRRCVDRWHEEHHHGHVASPGQPGTSATTFSKA; the protein is encoded by the exons ATGGAACTTACAATGGAAAACATTGGGAATCTGCACGGCGTGTCACACTCCCATCAAACGGGGGACTTGATGAACTCTCCTCACGCACGGCAGTCGACGACACATAGGAACTTGGTGTCATCGCACGGGAGGTCAGCGATGGTGTCCAGCATGGCCTCAATACTGGACGGGGCCGGGGAGTATCGCACGGACCATTCGCTGTCCGGTCCTCTCCATCCAGCGATGACCATGTCGTGCGATTCGAGCATGAGTCTGAGCAGCACTTACACCACCCTGACGCCGCTGCAGCACCATTTGCCTCCCATATCTAACGTCTCAGAGAAATTTCACCATCACCCGCACCCTCACGCTCATCACCATCCCGCGCACCAGCGTCTCGCCGCCGGGAATGTCAGCGGCAGCTTCACGCTGATGCGGGATGACCGGGGCCTCGCGTCCATGAGCAATCTATACGGGCACTACTCCAAAGACTTGTCCGGGATGGGACAACCTTTATCGCCTCTTTCCAATGGCCTTGGGTCTTTGCACAACTCTCAACAGACTCTGAGCGCGTACGGTCCGAGTGCTCACCTGGGGAACGACAAGATGATTTCCACGGGAAGCTTCGAGTCCCACGCTGCGATGCTCGGCCGGGGCGAGGAGCACCTGGCGCGGGGTTTAGGCGGGCATGGGGCGGGCATAATGTCTTCTCTCAACGGCATcaaccaccaccaccaccacagtCACTCGCACTCTCAGGCGAACGTGTCGGTGCTCTCGGAGCGGGATAGGCAGGCAGCAGGAGGTGGCGGACAGGGCGGTGGGTCAGGGCAGGTGGAGGAGATCAACACCAAGGAGGTGGCTCAGCGGATAACGGCGGAGTTAAAGAGGTACAGCATTCCACAGGCCATCTTTGCCCAGAGGATCTTGTGTCGCTCTCAAGGAACTCTCTCGGACCTCCTGCGGAATCCCAAACCCTGGAGTAAACTCAAGTCAGGTCGGGAGACGTTCAGACGGATGTGGAAGTGGCTGCAGGAACCCGAGTTCCAGCGCATGTCAGCCCTTAGGCTTGCAG CCTGCAAGCGTAAGGAACAAGAGCAGCACAAGGAACGCAATATGGCACCCAAGAAGCAGCGCTTGGTCTTCACCGATCTGCAGCGTCGCACGCTCATCGCCATTTTCAAGGAGAACAAGCGGCCCTCGAAGGAAATGCAGCTGACCATCTCGCAGCAGCTAGGCCTGGAACTCAGCACCGTCAGCAACTTCTTCATGAATGCACGTCGCCGCTGCGTTGATCGTTGGCATGAGGAACACCATCACGGCCACGTAGCCAGCCCCGGCCAGCCAGGCACCTCCGCCACCACCTTCTCCAAGGCTTAA